In Vitis riparia cultivar Riparia Gloire de Montpellier isolate 1030 chromosome 19, EGFV_Vit.rip_1.0, whole genome shotgun sequence, the following proteins share a genomic window:
- the LOC117909092 gene encoding protein ULTRAPETALA 1-like produces the protein MQEETILRSPAVAPPESIYGDTTRRLRIFVGDKLTPAQFESHSARGQPKKKWKSCIWVLIKDKKVPLCKTALLKYYKETWEGENGRSRPKGAIHRDEFIRCSSCNKERRFSLRTKEECRIHHEASINKHWTCADRVE, from the exons ATGCAG GAGGAGACTATATTGAGGTCACCTGCGGTTGCACCTCCAGAAAGTATATATGGTGATACAACAAGAAGACTTAGGATTTTTGTGGGAG ATAAATTGACTCCTGCTCAGTTCGAGAGTCATTCTGCCAGAGGACAGCCGAAAAAGAAGTGGAAGAGCTGCATTTGGGTGCTAATCAAGGACAAAAAGGTTCCACTCTGCAAGACAGCTCTTCTAAAATACTACAAGGAAACTTGGGAAGGAGAGAATGGGCGCTCACGTCCTAAAGGAGCTATCCACCGTGATGAATTTATTCGTTGTTCCTCATGCAACAAAGAGCGCAGGTTCAGTCTTCGAACCAAGGAGGAGTGTCGCATCCACCATGAGGCCTCCATCAACAAACATTGGACTTGTGCTGATCGCGTAGAGTAG